A genomic region of Barnesiella viscericola DSM 18177 contains the following coding sequences:
- a CDS encoding CocE/NonD family hydrolase: protein MKKSWIYTSALALVVFCSQCGVTARQEITLHDAQGREMKVPLRKALPVDAPRVRYPGFKPEKLVLKAGSVRREGAMPLPCDILLERDVAIKLRDGVTIYADVFRPVGDEACPAILAWSPYGKEIGGQMLDDVPMRSGVPLSATSGLEKFEGPDPAYWVAHGYAIVNPDKRGAYMSEGNLLYWGHEDALDGCDVIEWIASRPWSNGKVGMSGNSWLTVSQWFIAAERPEHLAAIAPWEGFCDHYRESGTRGGIPAPEFPEMIAETFASAHGMLEDQPRMIVERPFMCDYWEDKAARVENIEIPAYVVASYTNSVHTHGSFAGFRRMASKEKWLRVHNTSEWFDYYTPENVEDLRRFFDHYLKDIDNGWEQTPRVRLSVLNPGGTDIVGRTEEEFPLARTQYRKLYLSAADSTLCTTLPDQQAVSEYQSDSVRHEVTYRYRMEKPTELTGYMKLHLWVSAPDHDDMDLAVRVEKLSRDGQPLPDRTGNIIAATGLMRVSMRQLDEARSTEAEPYYTFTTEQKLKPGEIVPVEIEIWPMGLYFNEGEMLQLTVGAYQPANAAIPFGSASISVPREGYTFMPGQPVDMITVGGNATQCADPTDVVVSPATHNAGRHRIYTGGQYDSYLYVPEIPNGAQAE from the coding sequence ATGAAAAAGAGTTGGATTTATACAAGTGCTTTGGCTTTGGTGGTATTCTGTTCCCAGTGCGGAGTGACTGCCCGGCAGGAGATTACCCTGCATGATGCCCAGGGACGTGAGATGAAGGTGCCGTTGCGCAAGGCGTTGCCGGTCGATGCACCGCGGGTGCGCTATCCGGGATTCAAACCCGAGAAGCTGGTTTTGAAGGCCGGCAGTGTGCGGCGCGAGGGTGCCATGCCGCTGCCGTGCGATATTTTGCTCGAACGCGATGTCGCCATCAAGTTGCGCGACGGGGTCACGATTTATGCCGATGTCTTCCGTCCTGTGGGCGATGAGGCCTGTCCGGCCATCTTGGCGTGGAGCCCCTACGGCAAGGAGATTGGCGGGCAGATGCTCGACGATGTGCCCATGCGTTCGGGCGTGCCCTTGTCGGCCACCTCGGGGTTGGAGAAGTTCGAGGGTCCCGATCCTGCCTATTGGGTGGCCCACGGTTACGCCATTGTCAATCCCGATAAGCGCGGCGCCTATATGTCGGAGGGCAATCTGCTCTATTGGGGGCACGAAGATGCCCTCGACGGTTGCGACGTAATCGAGTGGATTGCCTCACGGCCGTGGAGCAACGGCAAGGTGGGCATGTCGGGCAATTCGTGGCTCACCGTGTCGCAATGGTTCATTGCCGCCGAGCGTCCCGAGCACCTGGCCGCCATCGCCCCGTGGGAGGGATTCTGCGACCACTACCGTGAGTCGGGTACCCGGGGCGGCATACCGGCTCCCGAGTTCCCCGAGATGATTGCCGAGACCTTTGCTTCGGCTCACGGCATGCTGGAAGACCAGCCCCGCATGATTGTCGAGCGCCCCTTCATGTGCGACTACTGGGAGGACAAGGCCGCCCGGGTCGAGAATATCGAGATACCGGCCTACGTCGTGGCCAGCTATACCAATTCGGTGCATACTCACGGTTCCTTCGCCGGATTCCGCCGCATGGCCTCGAAGGAGAAATGGTTGCGGGTACACAATACCAGCGAGTGGTTCGACTACTACACGCCCGAGAATGTGGAGGATCTGCGTCGCTTCTTCGACCACTATCTGAAAGACATCGACAACGGTTGGGAGCAGACGCCGCGGGTACGCCTGTCGGTGCTGAATCCCGGAGGAACCGATATTGTGGGGCGTACCGAGGAGGAGTTCCCGTTGGCCCGCACCCAGTACCGCAAACTTTATCTGTCGGCTGCCGACAGTACCTTGTGCACCACCTTGCCCGACCAACAGGCTGTGAGTGAATACCAGTCGGACAGTGTCCGCCACGAGGTGACCTACCGCTATCGCATGGAGAAGCCTACCGAGCTGACCGGCTACATGAAACTGCACCTGTGGGTATCGGCACCCGACCACGACGATATGGATCTGGCCGTGCGGGTCGAAAAACTCTCGCGCGACGGTCAGCCACTTCCCGACCGCACGGGCAATATCATCGCTGCTACCGGGTTGATGCGGGTATCGATGCGCCAGTTGGACGAGGCTCGCTCGACCGAGGCCGAACCCTATTATACCTTTACGACCGAACAGAAGCTGAAACCGGGTGAGATTGTTCCCGTCGAGATTGAGATATGGCCCATGGGACTCTATTTCAACGAGGGTGAAATGTTGCAACTTACCGTAGGGGCCTATCAACCGGCCAATGCCGCCATACCTTTTGGTTCGGCTTCGATTTCGGTTCCGCGCGAGGGATATACCTTCATGCCGGGGCAGCCGGTCGATATGATTACCGTGGGAGGCAATGCCACCCAGTGTGCCGACCCGACCGATGTAGTCGTTTCGCCGGCCACTCACAATGCCGGACGCCATCGCATCTACACCGGCGGGCAGTATGACAGCTATCTCTACGTGCCCGAAATTCCGAACGGTGCACAAGCCGAATAG
- a CDS encoding AraC family transcriptional regulator yields MKEQIIRLSELADYHQIKEVYENRVACFEMNSQLVNIDTIPPVFADIFSVVLVQQGSATFSLNYREQTVAADDMLLFWPSLLVSLTRQSSNFKALHLLCERTLFERLLATDPAYRQYPLFFCQTQSPILHLHHAMAETLAADLQQIARHIVHPSPYQEGILHHLLHVVLLQVLEPVALRAHSHTHLSHPKQLFQQFIGLLIAHYKQEHYIGFYARNLSISPSYLSRIIRKTTGKTAAYFITGLLHAEACRLLLHTDLPIQTIADTLNFSDQSAFGKFFKGNAGVSPQQYRNRAVAK; encoded by the coding sequence ATGAAAGAGCAAATCATACGGCTGAGTGAACTGGCCGATTATCATCAAATAAAAGAGGTATATGAGAACCGAGTGGCCTGTTTCGAGATGAACAGCCAACTGGTAAATATCGACACCATACCACCAGTTTTTGCCGACATCTTCTCGGTGGTGCTGGTGCAACAGGGATCGGCCACCTTCTCGCTGAACTACCGGGAACAGACGGTGGCCGCCGACGACATGCTGCTCTTCTGGCCCAGCCTGCTGGTCTCGCTCACCCGGCAAAGCTCCAACTTCAAGGCGCTGCATCTGTTGTGCGAACGCACTCTGTTTGAACGGCTGCTGGCCACCGACCCTGCCTACCGACAATACCCGCTCTTCTTCTGCCAGACCCAGTCGCCCATACTGCACCTGCATCACGCGATGGCCGAGACGCTGGCTGCCGACCTGCAACAAATCGCCCGCCACATCGTGCACCCGAGTCCCTATCAAGAAGGTATTCTGCACCACCTGTTGCACGTAGTGCTGCTGCAAGTACTCGAACCGGTTGCCCTCCGAGCCCACAGCCATACCCACCTCAGCCACCCCAAACAGCTGTTCCAGCAGTTCATCGGGCTCCTCATCGCCCACTACAAGCAGGAGCACTACATCGGGTTTTATGCACGCAATCTGTCGATTTCGCCCTCCTACCTCTCGCGCATCATTCGCAAGACCACCGGCAAGACGGCCGCCTACTTCATCACCGGACTGCTCCACGCCGAAGCCTGCCGACTGCTGCTCCATACCGACCTCCCCATACAGACGATTGCCGACACACTGAACTTCTCGGACCAGTCGGCTTTCGGCAAATTCTTCAAGGGCAACGCTGGCGTCTCACCGCAACAGTACCGCAACAGAGCCGTTGCGAAATAG
- a CDS encoding NAD(+) synthase — protein sequence MVQNFGFVKVAAAVPGVEVADCRYNTQEIARQITEAERLGVQIIVFPELSITAYTCGDLFGHTLLLEQAEQALSQLLDATSSCPLLCVAGMPVAWGNSLYNCAVAFQRGQILGVVPKSYLPNYKEFYEERWFASGLAVTGETVDLCGRRAPFGTDLLFESGGAVVGIELCEDLWVPIPPSSYQARQGADILLNLSATNELIGKHHYLLSLLQQQSARCLAGYIYASAGFGESSTDLVFAGNGIVVENGSVLAQTERFVQAPRLAVSEIDVERLRSERRVKNSFAQGFDPKERPVRRIPFELADVPLQLTRPVESRPFVPADSSTLRDRCEEILSMQAAGLAKRLIHTRAQSAVIGISGGLDSTLALLVAVKAFDRLGEPRQKIIGVTMPGFGTTGRTYRNAVALMQALGITLREISIREACELHFRDIGHDMAVQDVTYENSQARERTQILMDIANQTGGLVIGTGDLSELALGWATYNGDHMSMYGVSTSIPKTLVKYLVQWVAENELTGEARDTLLDIVNTPISPELIPADDKGEIKQKTEDLVGPYVLHDFFLYNMLRFGFSPAKLYFLARYAFKGEFDYETIKKWLKVFCRRFFNQQFKRSCLPDGPKVGSVSLSPRGDWRMPSDASSALWLRECDEL from the coding sequence ATGGTACAAAATTTCGGATTCGTAAAAGTGGCGGCGGCTGTTCCCGGTGTGGAGGTAGCCGATTGCCGATATAATACCCAGGAGATAGCGCGACAGATTACCGAGGCCGAGCGTCTGGGCGTGCAAATCATCGTCTTTCCCGAATTGTCGATTACGGCTTATACCTGTGGCGACCTGTTCGGTCACACCCTGTTGCTCGAGCAGGCAGAGCAAGCCTTGTCGCAGTTGCTCGACGCGACCTCCTCTTGCCCGCTGCTGTGTGTGGCAGGTATGCCGGTGGCGTGGGGCAACAGTCTGTACAACTGCGCCGTGGCGTTTCAACGGGGGCAGATTCTGGGCGTGGTGCCCAAGAGCTATCTGCCCAATTACAAGGAGTTTTACGAGGAGCGTTGGTTTGCCTCGGGTCTTGCGGTCACGGGCGAGACGGTCGACTTGTGCGGCCGGCGGGCGCCCTTCGGTACCGACCTGCTCTTCGAGAGTGGCGGTGCGGTAGTCGGCATTGAATTGTGCGAAGACCTGTGGGTGCCCATTCCCCCCAGTTCTTATCAGGCGCGTCAGGGGGCCGATATCCTTCTCAACCTCTCGGCTACGAACGAGTTGATCGGGAAGCATCATTACCTGCTCTCGCTCCTGCAACAGCAGTCGGCCCGCTGCTTGGCCGGGTATATTTACGCCTCGGCCGGGTTTGGCGAGTCGTCGACCGACCTGGTTTTTGCCGGGAACGGTATCGTGGTGGAGAATGGCTCTGTCTTGGCACAGACCGAGCGATTCGTGCAGGCGCCCCGCCTGGCGGTGAGCGAAATCGATGTGGAGCGGTTGCGTAGCGAGCGGCGGGTGAAGAACTCGTTTGCGCAGGGCTTCGACCCCAAGGAGCGTCCGGTGCGTCGCATTCCCTTCGAGTTGGCCGATGTGCCTTTGCAGCTGACCCGCCCGGTGGAGTCGCGTCCCTTCGTTCCGGCCGACTCCTCTACACTGCGCGACCGTTGCGAGGAGATTCTCTCCATGCAGGCGGCCGGACTGGCCAAGCGGCTGATTCATACCCGGGCGCAGAGTGCCGTGATCGGTATCTCGGGTGGCCTCGATTCGACCCTGGCCCTGCTGGTTGCGGTGAAGGCTTTCGATCGCTTGGGCGAGCCGCGTCAAAAAATCATCGGGGTGACCATGCCGGGATTCGGTACTACCGGGCGCACCTATCGCAATGCGGTGGCGCTGATGCAGGCGTTGGGCATTACGCTGCGCGAGATTTCTATCCGCGAGGCGTGCGAACTCCATTTCAGGGATATCGGGCACGATATGGCGGTGCAAGATGTTACCTATGAAAATTCGCAGGCCCGGGAGCGGACGCAGATATTGATGGATATTGCCAACCAGACGGGCGGCCTGGTAATCGGTACCGGCGACCTGTCGGAACTGGCATTGGGGTGGGCTACCTACAACGGCGACCACATGTCGATGTATGGTGTCTCGACCAGCATTCCCAAGACGCTGGTGAAATATCTGGTGCAGTGGGTGGCCGAGAACGAGTTGACGGGTGAGGCGCGCGACACGCTGCTCGACATCGTGAATACCCCGATTAGTCCCGAGCTGATTCCGGCCGATGACAAGGGCGAGATCAAGCAGAAGACCGAGGACCTGGTGGGTCCCTATGTGCTGCACGATTTCTTCCTCTACAACATGCTCCGCTTCGGATTCTCACCGGCCAAGCTCTATTTCCTGGCGAGGTATGCCTTCAAGGGCGAGTTTGACTACGAGACCATCAAGAAGTGGTTGAAAGTCTTTTGTCGCCGTTTCTTCAACCAGCAGTTCAAGCGCTCCTGTCTGCCCGACGGTCCCAAGGTGGGCTCGGTGAGCCTGTCGCCCCGTGGCGACTGGCGCATGCCCAGCGACGCGTCGAGTGCCCTGTGGTTGCGCGAGTGCGACGAGTTGTAG
- a CDS encoding T9SS-dependent choice-of-anchor J family protein encodes MKKLLLLLPFWLLATSALAADEMLYNPGFEDSSSTFLGTKFESWYTTGSVLAAETTDKVEGEQSLKVSEAPLAENILYQEIEGPFESGATYRLRIKYKVLTSQSGNDLKLDCFWEDPREQEPTHDIDKLQTDFFTADTWSEKIVETTYPEGATRFQFRVLISKKVVVLFDDFSFQKVEGTDPVVPTEPTLTVSPTTFTELSTQLNTPVAYPTVTLTQANLDQPVTITITGKDAKYFSSSVESVTEPTKELIFTYNPTVIGRHTAMVTIESAGHYELTQTFSLKGYCTDPANPPTMTLSPATVPAFTAKVGETSTQKVTLSSQNCIDYIYASIEHVKGEAFNISSTFFIKNSPNIITVTFAPKEAGEYHSKIHFTTLEGQELVVDLNGTATEGDTPVEDPLNRVFNWDMSNPRTQLFETFDGAVKNETLQIEGWQNVTPRGERPWWGYEADGEKMAKATGYMGQVSSQESVEMWLVTPPLSYNTEGKTFTFRVKVENFFENCPTKLELYYIDTIPGEPVYFQPIEVGIPTTPDQNGEWNEIHVNLEGQDIQDVFFMAFKYTGLWGNENAATYYLDDLGWGRTDLPEITSDSTQVSMVATKGRDQVSGKITITGKNLNEPIKLSLGGANPSKFKLSAQSLPAEGGSFTVTFNSDNTGVHEAYVKLASRGAADKYIPLSVLVKEQSGIDESDVQTISITQWGQRIRVSADQLQQVLLYSASGIHVGQYNAENGAIETPELSRGIYLLQVTSAGASTTHKVIVR; translated from the coding sequence ATGAAAAAACTATTACTGCTCCTCCCTTTCTGGCTGCTGGCTACCAGTGCTTTGGCGGCCGATGAGATGTTGTACAACCCGGGATTTGAAGACTCCTCCTCAACCTTTCTGGGAACAAAATTCGAAAGCTGGTACACGACAGGCTCTGTCCTCGCAGCCGAGACAACCGATAAGGTCGAAGGGGAGCAATCGTTAAAAGTAAGTGAAGCGCCTCTTGCTGAAAACATATTATATCAAGAAATCGAAGGTCCCTTTGAATCGGGTGCCACCTACCGCCTGCGTATCAAATACAAGGTATTGACCTCGCAAAGCGGTAACGACTTGAAGCTCGACTGCTTCTGGGAAGATCCCCGTGAACAAGAGCCCACTCACGATATAGACAAATTGCAAACCGACTTCTTCACGGCCGACACTTGGAGTGAGAAGATTGTCGAGACCACCTATCCCGAAGGGGCTACCCGGTTCCAATTCAGAGTACTGATTTCAAAAAAAGTCGTAGTGTTGTTCGACGATTTCAGTTTCCAGAAGGTCGAGGGTACCGACCCCGTTGTTCCCACCGAACCCACTTTGACGGTATCGCCCACCACCTTCACCGAGCTGTCGACCCAACTCAATACCCCGGTCGCCTACCCTACCGTCACCCTCACGCAAGCCAATCTCGACCAGCCGGTGACCATCACCATCACGGGAAAAGATGCCAAATATTTCAGCTCCTCGGTAGAATCGGTAACCGAACCGACGAAAGAGTTGATATTCACCTATAACCCTACCGTTATCGGGCGTCACACAGCCATGGTCACCATCGAGAGTGCCGGTCACTACGAACTCACGCAAACCTTCTCCCTGAAAGGGTATTGTACCGACCCGGCCAATCCTCCCACGATGACCCTATCGCCGGCTACCGTTCCGGCCTTCACCGCCAAGGTGGGTGAGACCAGTACCCAAAAGGTTACTCTCTCGAGCCAAAACTGCATCGACTACATATATGCCTCCATCGAACATGTCAAAGGTGAAGCCTTCAATATTTCCAGCACCTTCTTTATCAAGAATTCCCCCAACATAATCACCGTTACCTTCGCCCCCAAAGAGGCTGGTGAATACCACTCGAAAATTCACTTTACCACCCTCGAAGGTCAGGAACTCGTGGTCGACCTCAACGGCACGGCTACCGAGGGCGACACCCCGGTAGAGGACCCGCTGAACCGTGTGTTCAACTGGGACATGAGCAACCCGCGCACCCAACTGTTTGAGACCTTCGACGGAGCGGTTAAAAACGAAACTCTCCAAATCGAGGGGTGGCAAAACGTAACCCCTCGGGGAGAACGTCCCTGGTGGGGCTATGAAGCCGATGGCGAAAAGATGGCCAAAGCTACCGGTTACATGGGTCAGGTTTCGAGCCAGGAATCCGTAGAGATGTGGCTCGTTACCCCGCCGCTGAGTTATAACACCGAGGGCAAGACCTTTACCTTCCGGGTAAAAGTCGAGAATTTCTTCGAGAACTGCCCCACGAAACTGGAACTCTACTATATCGATACCATACCCGGTGAACCCGTCTACTTCCAACCCATCGAGGTGGGTATCCCCACCACTCCCGACCAAAACGGCGAATGGAACGAAATTCACGTGAATCTGGAAGGACAGGATATCCAGGACGTCTTCTTCATGGCCTTCAAGTATACCGGCTTGTGGGGCAATGAAAACGCCGCAACCTATTACCTCGACGACCTGGGTTGGGGTCGCACCGACCTGCCCGAAATCACAAGCGACTCGACCCAGGTATCGATGGTCGCCACAAAGGGTAGAGACCAGGTGAGCGGCAAAATCACGATTACCGGCAAGAACCTCAACGAACCGATCAAACTGTCGCTCGGTGGTGCCAATCCCAGCAAATTCAAACTCTCGGCCCAATCGCTACCGGCCGAAGGCGGTTCGTTTACCGTAACCTTCAACAGCGACAACACGGGGGTACACGAAGCCTATGTAAAGCTCGCCTCCCGCGGTGCCGCCGATAAATACATTCCCCTGTCGGTGCTCGTCAAAGAGCAATCGGGTATTGACGAATCCGACGTGCAGACCATATCGATTACCCAGTGGGGCCAACGCATTCGCGTCTCGGCCGACCAGTTGCAACAAGTCTTGCTCTACTCGGCCTCAGGAATACATGTCGGTCAATATAACGCTGAAAACGGCGCAATAGAGACACCCGAACTGTCCCGCGGTATCTACCTGCTGCAAGTGACCTCTGCGGGTGCCAGCACAACTCACAAGGTTATTGTACGCTAA